In Suricata suricatta isolate VVHF042 chromosome 14, meerkat_22Aug2017_6uvM2_HiC, whole genome shotgun sequence, one DNA window encodes the following:
- the DSG1 gene encoding desmoglein-1, translating into MDWHFFRTAAVLFIFLVVVEVNSEFRIQVRDYNAKNGTIKWHSIRRQKREWIKFAAACREGEDNSKRNPIAKIHSDCAANQQVTYRISGVGIDQPPYGIFIINQKTGEINITSIVDREVTPFFIIYCRALNSLGQDLERPLELRVRVLDINDNPPVFSMSTFLGQIEENSNANTLVMRLNATDADEPNNLNSKIAFKIIRQEPSDSPMFIINRNTGEIRTMNNFLDREQYSQYSLAVRGSDRDGGADGMSAECECNIKILDVNDNIPYLEQPSYAVTIEENALHSNLVEMRVIDLDEEYSANWMGVIFFISGNEGGWFDIEMNERTNVGILKVVKPLDYEDMKNLQLSIGVRNKAEFHHSIMSQYKLTATAVSVTVTNVIEGSVFRPGSKTYVVTSNMGQNYKVGDFVATDLDTGRASTTVRYVMGNNPANLLDVDSKTGIITLRNAVTMEQYQMLGGKYQGTILSIDDNLQRTCTGTININLEGSGWPTGNKDNEGTTTDSGGDTSTNTVDKTSTDYNTDTNTGSGTYDEQGGRTLSDNVHFGPAGIGLLIMGFLVLGLVPFLLMCCDCGGAPGGGAGFEPVPECSDGAIHSWAVEGPQPPPLDVGTGCVPPIITGNGNLIECIDTSGVYTNEYGGREMQDLGGGERTTGFELTEGGKTPGVPEICQDYSGTLRRNSMRECREGGLNMNFMESYFCQKAYAYADEDEGRPSNDCLLIYDIEGVGSPAGSVGCCSFIGEDVDDSFLDTLGPKFKKLADISLGKESDPYPDPSPSWPPESTDPICPQQGTEPVTGGHPPISPHFGTTTVISENTYPSGPGVQHPMPIPDPLGYGNVTVTESYTTSGTLKPSVHVHDNRHAANVVVTERVVGPISGTDLHGMLEMPDLRDGSNVIVTERVIAPSSSLPTSLTIPDPRESSNVVVTERVIRPASGMMGNLSIHPELSSAQNVIVTERVVSGSGIGGISGPAGISGGGGLAGNAAGISGGGIGLSSLGGGGGLSSSMGGTATIGHMRSSSDFSQTLGSASPSTARSRITKYSTVQYTK; encoded by the exons ATTCACTCAGACTGTGCTGCAAACCAGCAAGTTACATACCGCATCTCTGGAGTAGGAATTGATCAGCCACCTTATGGAATCTTCATTATTAATCAAAAAACTggtgaaattaatataacatccATAGTTGATCGAGAGGTCACCCCTTTCTTCATT ATCTATTGCCGGGCTCTGAATTCCCTGGGTCAAGATTTAGAGAGGCCTCTTGAGCTCAGAGTCAGGGTTTTGGATATAAATGACAACCCTCCTGTATTTTCTATGTCTACATTTCTAggacaaatagaagaaaattctaaTGCAA ATACACTGGTGATGAGACTCAATGCTACTGATGCAGATGAACCAAATAATTTGAACTCAAAAATAGCCTTCAAGATCATAAGACAGGAACCTTCTGATTCACCAATGTTTATTATCAATAGAAACACTGGAGAAATTCgaacaatgaataattttctaGACAgagag CAATATAGCCAGTACTCCCTTGCTGTGAGAGGCTCGGACCGAGATGGTGGGGCAGACGGCATGTCAGCAGAGTGTGAGTGCAACATTAAAATCCTTGACGTTAATGATAACATCCCATACTTGGAACAGCCTTCA TATGCTGTTACTATTGAAGAAAATGCTCTACATTCAAATTTGGTCGAGATGAGAGTAATTGATTTGGATGAAGAGTATTCGGCTAACTGGATGGGagtcattttctttatctctggaAATGAGGGAGGTTGGTTTGAcattgaaatgaatgaaagaacaaatgtggGAATTTTAAAGGTTGTTAAG CCCCTAGATTATGAAGATATGAAGAATCTGCAACTTAGTATTGGTGTCAGAAATAAAGCTGAATTTCATCattcaattatgtctcaatataAACTCACAGCAACTGCAGTCTCTGTGACTGTGACAAATGTAATTGAAGGCTCAGTGTTCCGTCCAGGTTCAAAGACATATGTAGTGACTAGCAACATGGGACAAAATTATAAAGTGGGAGACTTTGTAGCTACTGACCTGGATACAGGTCGAGCTTCAACAACTGTTAG ATATGTAATGGGAAATAATCCTGCTAACCTACTCGATGTCGACTCAAAAACAGGCATAATTACCTTGAGAAATGCAGTCACTATGGAACAGTATCAAATGCTTGGGGGGAAATACCAAGGAACAATTCTATCTATAGACG ATAATCTTCAAAGAACTTGTACCGGAACAATTAATATTAACCTTGAGGGTTCTGGCTGGCCAACGGGTAATAAGGATAATGAGGGAACCACTACTGACAGCG GTGGTGACACCAGTACTAACACAGTCGACAAAACTTCCACTGATTACAACACTGATACCAATACAGGCAGCGGCACCTATGATGAACAAGGTGGTCGGACACTCTCCGATAATGTCCATTTTGGTCCTGCGGGCATTGGACTACTCATCATGGGATTCTTGGTCCTAGGAT TGGTCCCATTTTTGTTGATGTGTTGTGACTGCGGAGGCGCCCCTGGCGGGGGCGCTGGCTTTGAGCCTGTCCCCGAATGTTCAGATGGAGCGATTCACTCCTGGGCAGTAGAAGGACCACAGCCGCCTCCCTTG GATGTGGGCACTGGCTGTGTACCCCCGATAATAACTGGTAATGGAAATCTAATTGAATGCATTGACACCTCAG GAGTTTACACAAATGAGTATGGTGGCAGAGAAATGCAAGATCTcggaggaggagaaagaacaacAGGATTTGAACTAACAGAAGGAGGTAAAACACCAGGAGTACCTGAGATATGTCAAGACTATTCTGGAACATTAAGAAGAAATTCTATGAGGGAATGTAGGGAAGGAGGTCTGAATATGAACTTCATGGAAAGTTATTTCTGTCAG AAAGCATATGCTTATGCGGATGAAGACGAAGGACGCCCATCCAATGACTGTTTGCTCATCTACGATATTGAGGGTGTAGGTTCCCCTGCTGGCTCTGTAGGTTGTTGTAGCTTCATTGGAGAAGATGTGGATGACAGCTTTCTGGACACACTGGGCCCCAAATTTAAGAAGCTGGCAGATATCAGCCTGGGAAAAGAATCTGACCCATATCCAGACCCCAGTCCCTCTTGGCCACCTGAGAGCACCGACCCGATCTGTCCTCAGCAGGGAACAGAGCCCGTCACTGGTGGAcacccacccatctccccacacTTCGGCACTACCACAGTCATCTCTGAGAATACCTACCCCTCAGGACCTGGTGTACAGCATCCGATGCCTATTCCTGATCCTCTGGGCTATGGTAATGTCACTGTGACCGAATCTTACACCACCTCTGGCACTCTAAAGCCCTCTGTCCATGTTCATGATAACCGGCATGCAGCAAACGTAGTGGTGACCGAGAGGGTGGTGGGCCCAATCTCCGGCACTGATCTGCATGGAATGTTAGAGATGCCTGACTTGAGAGATGGGTCAAACGTTATAGTGACAGAAAGAGTAATAGCACCAAGTTCGAGTCTACCCACCTCTTTGACCATACCTGATCCTAGAGAGTCATCAAATGTGGTAGTGACAGAAAGAGTCATTCGACCGGCTTCTGGCATGATGGGCAATCTAAGTATACATCCTGAGTTATCAAGTGCCCAAAATGTGATTGTGACGGAGAGGGTTGTTTCTGGCTCTGGAATAGGCGGAATCAGTGGCCCTGCCGGGATAAGTGGAGGCGGTGGCCTGGCTGGCAATGCAGCTGGAATAAGTGGCGGTGGCATTGGGCTGAGCAgcctgggaggaggtgggggcctgAGTAGCAGCATGGGAGGGACAGCCACCATTGGCCACATGAGGAGTTCCTCGGACTTTAGCCAGACCCTTGGATCTGCCTCCCCTAGTACGGCCCGAAGTCGAATCACAAAGTACAGTACAGTACAATATACGAAGTAG